From the genome of Solanum pennellii chromosome 6, SPENNV200:
aaacataaaaaatacaaaaaccaatAAAAGacggtaaaaaaaaaaaatggccCTTCCACACACACAACAAGAAACAAAAGTTATTCCAGATGCCTGGGATTACAAAGGTAGACCTGCCCTTAGATCTACCTCTGGTGGTTGGGCTGGTGCCGCCATGATtttaggtaactttttttcttttactatttaaaTCATCTCGTACATATAGAGAGATATCGAGAATTTTTTGTCTAAGATTCGTGTCAGATAGGGTTAATAATGGATAAAATGCTTTCAGAGTACAAACCTGTGTCCACCACATCCATTAGGAGGTGGTTCACtctgataataataattactatGTCAGAAAGtcattttcaagttgatttTCAGAGATAATAACTATTTTGAGTGGTGATCCGTGAAATCaacttatctttttttattttttcgttaGTAGATAGATCTATCGTTGTGTTTTTTTAACATAGAGTTTTTGTATGTGTAATATTATTTATCAGGTGTCGAAGCTGTGGAGAGGCTAGTAACGCTAGGCATTGCTGTGAACTTGGTGGTGTACTTGACTAAAACAATGCATTTAGGGAATGCCAGCGCTGCTAACATTGTTACTAACTTTATGGGAACTTCCTATATACTCACTTTGCTTGGTGGCTACGTTGCTGACACTTTCCTCGGAAGGTACTTAGTGATctttttaatatgatttgaaCAATCTTCGCTTCTTAAACTATCTTTTGAAATTGATCAGTTAGATCCAATATCTATTTGAAAACTAGATAGGTTTACTTAGcttcttttgatttttattttcttggtttAATCGTTTGCAGGTATCTTACCGTTGGCATCGGAGCCACTGTTCAAGCAATAGTAAGTGTAGATGTTTCTTGCCcaaaatgaataagaaaattagaaatattttgtTAGTTAAATGACCTCATTCACTTTTAAGAGTGCTAAAATGTTGgaacttaataaatatatatagtcaCCAATcaacctttttcttttcttacgtATGCAACAAGTGATAAGCATATTGCCAAATAGTAAATTTTAGACTCTTTTTCTCGAATTTATGTCACTAGACAAGGTGTCAATAATTTTAATCAGAATAAAAGTCGATAAAGGGGCTAGGccttaaattttactttatttcactgttttttttaaaaaaatcttagtATCACGAAAGTCACAATCATTTAAGTAAAACTAAGAGATCATACAAAACTCTGTCTAGTTATCTCACAACGCCAATAAGTTttgtttttacattattttcatattgaatttaaatattaatactaattaatttttttaattattttcttaatagggtGTAACAATTTTGACAATCTCGACCATAGTTCCAAGCTTACAACCTCCAAAATGTGATCTCGGTAGCCCATCCTGCATCCCTGCAGACGGCAAACAACTCGCCGTCCTCTTCATCGCCCTCTACATGACGGCCCTAGGCACTGGATTtctgaaatccagtgtctcggGCTTTGGGACGGACCAATTTGATGAGTCCGACCCTAAGGAAAAAGGACGGATGATTAAATTCTTCAGTTGGTTTTTTTTCCTAATCAATGTTGGAGCACTTACTGCTGTAACCGTACTCGTGTACATTCAAGATAAAGTTGGAAGGAAATTCGGGTATGGAATTTGTGCATGCGCCATTTTAGTTGGCCTCGTGTTTTTCTTGTGCGGTACGAAAAGGTACCGGTTCAAGAAACTCGTCGGGAGTCCGTTATCGCAGTTTGCTAAGGTATTTATCGCTGCTTGGAGAAAACGGCATATGAAATTACCGTCAGATTCTTCCGTTTTGTtcaatattgatgatattattggAGATGAAAACGTTAAAGATAAACAAAAGTTGCCTCATAGCAAGGAATTCCGGTGAGTTTTACTCttttaacaataatatttttcgcGCTGATACTTTTACGTGGTATACTTTTATCCAAGTTCTTCATTCTCTCTTAAATTCCGCGTAGAGTTGAATGAATAAGCACGTGATTTGTACTAGTAtttcaataaagaaaattttaatttatagttagGTAAGAAATCAAGTTTATTATATGTCGAGTGAATTATTTGAAGTTTGCGTCGTCGATGTCTTagcattatttatttaaataatgtaaaaaaaaaaaaaaagcaattggGACTGCTGGAATTGTAATTATTCACGTGGGTAGGCCAATCTTTGATAGGAACAATACAAATCACCACTATCTTCCAAGCATGTGGGCAACATTTTAATTACTATTTGgctgtgtttttttttttttttttgcagtttCTTGGATAAAGCAGCTattaaagattcttcaagtgaATTTTCTGGGACAGCAATATTGAATAATTGGAAGTTAGCAACTTTAACAGATGTTGAAGAAGTTAAATTGGTAATTAGAATGTTACCAACATGGGGTACGTCAATTATGTTTTGGACTGTTTATGCTCAAATGACAACATTTTCTGTTTCACAAGCTACGACTATGGATCGTCACATCGGTAAATCCTTTGAAATTCCTCCGGCTTCACTCACCGCGTTTTTCGTTGCAAGTGTCATGTTGGTTATTATTTTCTACGATAGGGTTATTGTACCCTTATGTGCCCGGTACCTGAACAGTCCACATGGTTTCACTCCTTTGACACGTATTGCGATAGGGTTAGTCACGTCTATTTTCGCGATGATTGCAGCTGCTTTAACTGAGATAAAGAGATTAAACGTTGCTAAATCTCACGGATTGGTTAACAGTCCGACCGCGGTGATTCCCATGAGTGTGTTTTGGTTGGTGCCACAATTCTTACTTGTTGGAGGAGGTGAAGCTTTTACATATATTGGACAACTTGATTTTTTCTTAAGAGAGTGTCCTAAAGGGATGAAAACTATGAGTACTGGCTTATTTATAAGCACGATTTCCCTTGGATTTTTCTTTAGTTCGATTTTAGTATCGATCGTAGATAAAGTGACCGCGAAATCAAGGCCGTGGCTAGCTGATAATCTTAACCAAGGGAAACTATATGATTTCTATTGGCTTTTGGCGATTTTGAGTGTATTGAACGtgattctttttttctattgtGCAAAACGTTACGTGTACAAGGAGAAGAGGCTAGCTGAAGTGGGAATTCAAATGGAGGACTCGGGACCAGTTTGTCATTaagtaaatagaaaaaaaaaagctatcAATGCAGTACTTCATTAGCATAgccagtttttttttttttttttttttttttacttttgtgtGTGTTTGATTTTCTCGTTGGGGTTTTATTTTAGTGGCAAATGTACCATAGAAAAAGTGGGTTCAAAGGACCCGTTGTCTTTGGCTCAAGCCTACTATATAGTTTGTATGTAGAAAATAATGTACTATATATGAAAGATGATCTGAACCCACTGCTTCAAAGAAGCAGTGGTTTGGTAGCACTATAATCTCAGTATCGAATTTGTCTggacataaaatttaagaaacgTTAAAATGCTATGgcttaaaaatattaaaattaaatattttttttaaaataaggaaagtatGATGAGTGTCAAGgctgtcattttattttgtggggttttttaatttttctacgAATTTTCCAAGATGTAGGAAAAGTAAATTAATTAGTCTTTGGAATTTATTTTATGGGACCTTGAGAACAACTACACTTATTATGTAGAGTTTGTCGTGTATTTGCTAAGTCGCTTTCAATCAtctcttattttatttccatcaaaagttaaaatc
Proteins encoded in this window:
- the LOC107023704 gene encoding protein NRT1/ PTR FAMILY 6.3-like translates to MALPHTQQETKVIPDAWDYKGRPALRSTSGGWAGAAMILGVEAVERLVTLGIAVNLVVYLTKTMHLGNASAANIVTNFMGTSYILTLLGGYVADTFLGRYLTVGIGATVQAIGVTILTISTIVPSLQPPKCDLGSPSCIPADGKQLAVLFIALYMTALGTGFLKSSVSGFGTDQFDESDPKEKGRMIKFFSWFFFLINVGALTAVTVLVYIQDKVGRKFGYGICACAILVGLVFFLCGTKRYRFKKLVGSPLSQFAKVFIAAWRKRHMKLPSDSSVLFNIDDIIGDENVKDKQKLPHSKEFRFLDKAAIKDSSSEFSGTAILNNWKLATLTDVEEVKLVIRMLPTWGTSIMFWTVYAQMTTFSVSQATTMDRHIGKSFEIPPASLTAFFVASVMLVIIFYDRVIVPLCARYLNSPHGFTPLTRIAIGLVTSIFAMIAAALTEIKRLNVAKSHGLVNSPTAVIPMSVFWLVPQFLLVGGGEAFTYIGQLDFFLRECPKGMKTMSTGLFISTISLGFFFSSILVSIVDKVTAKSRPWLADNLNQGKLYDFYWLLAILSVLNVILFFYCAKRYVYKEKRLAEVGIQMEDSGPVCH